A single Arcobacter sp. FWKO B DNA region contains:
- a CDS encoding citrate synthase, with protein MNTITIIDNRTDKKIQCNILDSTMGNAVVDISNLSKDLGLFTLDNGLTSTASCTSDITFIDGAKGELYYRGYPIEYLANNHKYLEVCYLLLNGNLPTKDEFDTFEADMRIKRYPKEGLKDLFKSFPDNAHPMAMMSSAVSALSAFHNQHLDINSEEEYQEMARRIISKMPTLAAWTFRRSRGFPFVYPDLNRYFTENFLYMLRAFPGGVADIKQVEIDALDAIFTLHADHEQNASTSTVRLVCSTGAHPYAAISAGINALWGRSHGGANESVIDQLLMIGDVSNVQKYIDKVKDPNDSFKLMGFGHRVYKNYDPRAKVLKSLRDRLHNELGISSKIIEVANKIEEIALNDEYFIQRNLYPNIDFYSGVILSSLGIERPMFTPIFVIGRTVGWITHWMEQKRGINKIVRPRQRYIGNKPIIL; from the coding sequence ATGAATACAATCACTATTATTGACAATAGAACTGACAAAAAAATTCAATGCAATATACTTGATTCTACTATGGGTAATGCGGTTGTAGATATATCAAATCTAAGTAAAGATTTGGGATTATTTACCCTTGATAATGGACTCACCTCAACAGCATCATGTACTTCTGATATTACATTTATAGATGGTGCCAAAGGGGAGCTGTATTATAGAGGATATCCTATTGAGTATCTTGCCAACAACCATAAATACCTTGAAGTTTGTTACCTTCTACTTAATGGGAATTTGCCAACAAAAGATGAATTTGATACTTTTGAAGCTGATATGAGGATTAAAAGATATCCAAAAGAGGGGCTTAAAGATTTATTCAAATCATTTCCTGATAATGCTCATCCTATGGCTATGATGAGTTCAGCAGTTTCAGCTCTTAGTGCATTTCACAATCAACACCTTGATATAAATAGTGAAGAGGAATACCAAGAAATGGCCAGACGAATAATCTCCAAAATGCCAACTCTTGCTGCTTGGACTTTTAGAAGAAGTAGAGGTTTTCCTTTTGTTTATCCAGATTTAAACAGATATTTTACAGAAAATTTTTTATATATGCTTAGAGCATTTCCAGGTGGAGTAGCTGATATAAAACAAGTTGAAATTGATGCTCTTGATGCTATATTTACCCTACATGCTGATCATGAGCAAAATGCTTCTACTTCAACTGTAAGACTAGTGTGTTCAACAGGGGCTCATCCATATGCAGCTATAAGTGCTGGGATAAACGCTCTTTGGGGCAGATCTCATGGTGGAGCTAATGAATCTGTGATAGATCAACTTTTGATGATAGGTGATGTTAGTAATGTACAAAAATACATAGACAAAGTCAAAGACCCAAATGACTCATTCAAACTTATGGGATTTGGGCATAGAGTGTATAAAAATTATGACCCAAGGGCAAAAGTATTAAAATCTCTAAGAGACAGACTCCATAACGAACTTGGTATTAGTTCAAAAATTATAGAAGTAGCCAACAAAATAGAAGAAATTGCTCTGAATGATGAATACTTTATACAAAGAAATTTATATCCAAATATTGACTTTTATAGTGGAGTTATATTATCTTCACTTGGTATAGAACGCCCTATGTTTACCCCTATATTTGTAATAGGAAGAACCGTAGGATGGATAACACACTGGATGGAACAAAAAAGAGGTATTAATAAAATAGTAAGACCAAGACAAAGATATATAGGAAATAAACCTATCATACTATAG
- the amrS gene encoding AmmeMemoRadiSam system radical SAM enzyme: MRYFKQKENSNKLVCLLCSHYCSLSKGQSGICGVNRSIGDEIVCDVYGYVAAINIDPIEKKPLFHFLPQTKSLSFGTVGCNFRCPFCQNWDISQSHKINKERFISPKEMATLAYENGCQSISYTYNEPTIFYPYAKDCAIEAKKLGLKNVFVTNGFESKEVIDDMIGIIDAANIDLKCFNKEYYKKVLFGDLDIILENLKRFVKNGIWVEVTTLIIPTKNDSDKELTQIATFIANELGCDVPWHISAFHPDYKELELERTPKDTLIRAYDIGKQAGLNYVYMGNIIDSTNTKCPNCSEVLLQRVGFSTLIDKVSNSGLCPKCGTPIQGVWE, encoded by the coding sequence ATGAGATATTTTAAACAAAAAGAAAACAGCAATAAGTTAGTATGCTTATTGTGTAGTCATTATTGTTCATTGTCAAAAGGACAAAGTGGGATTTGTGGAGTAAATAGAAGTATTGGTGATGAAATAGTGTGTGATGTATATGGATATGTCGCAGCTATTAATATTGATCCTATAGAGAAAAAACCACTTTTTCATTTTTTACCACAAACTAAATCACTCTCATTTGGGACAGTTGGATGTAACTTCAGATGTCCTTTTTGTCAAAATTGGGATATATCACAATCACATAAAATCAATAAAGAACGGTTTATATCTCCAAAAGAAATGGCTACACTTGCATATGAAAATGGATGTCAATCAATTTCTTATACTTATAATGAACCAACTATTTTTTATCCTTATGCAAAAGATTGTGCTATTGAAGCAAAAAAACTTGGACTTAAAAATGTATTTGTTACAAATGGTTTTGAATCAAAAGAAGTTATAGATGATATGATTGGTATCATTGATGCTGCAAATATTGATTTGAAATGCTTTAATAAAGAGTATTATAAAAAAGTTTTATTTGGTGATCTTGATATAATACTTGAAAATCTGAAAAGATTTGTAAAAAATGGCATTTGGGTTGAAGTTACAACACTAATAATACCTACTAAAAATGACTCTGATAAAGAACTTACACAAATAGCTACTTTTATAGCTAATGAGCTTGGCTGTGATGTACCTTGGCATATATCAGCTTTTCATCCTGATTATAAAGAGCTTGAACTTGAAAGAACTCCTAAAGATACTTTAATAAGAGCATATGATATTGGAAAACAAGCTGGATTAAATTATGTATATATGGGAAATATTATAGATTCAACCAATACAAAGTGTCCAAATTGTTCAGAAGTTTTGCTTCAAAGAGTTGGTTTTAGTACCCTTATAGATAAAGTTTCAAATAGTGGGTTATGTCCAAAATGCGGAACACCAATACAAGGAGTGTGGGAATGA
- a CDS encoding AAA family ATPase: MQEKINKLKEELSKVIIGHSNMIDGVLMGLFSNGHIILESVPGLAKTTMIKTLANALDLNFKRVQFTPDLLPSDIIGAEIYDQKSSEFKIKKGPVFTNLLLADEINRAPAKVQSALLEVMQEKQVTISGQSFSISEPFLVLATQNPLDQIGAYELPQAQLDRFMLKILLDYNTIEEELQIAKTFSVKNPTKIDKILNTEDLATIKQEIEQVYIDDEVQKYMINLIFATRYPKNYKGLEEIEKYIEYGASPRGSIDLFKASKAYAYINGKNFVTPDDIKLIFKDVLRHRITLSFDAISNDITADFILEQILSEVLVP; encoded by the coding sequence ATGCAAGAAAAAATAAACAAACTAAAAGAAGAACTATCAAAGGTGATTATTGGTCATTCAAATATGATAGATGGCGTTTTAATGGGACTTTTTAGTAATGGACACATCATACTAGAAAGTGTCCCAGGTCTTGCAAAAACTACTATGATTAAAACCCTTGCAAATGCCCTTGATTTAAACTTCAAAAGAGTTCAATTTACCCCAGACTTACTCCCATCAGACATCATTGGTGCTGAAATATATGATCAAAAATCTAGTGAATTTAAGATAAAAAAAGGTCCTGTATTTACAAACTTACTACTAGCAGATGAGATAAATAGAGCCCCAGCAAAGGTTCAATCAGCTCTTTTGGAAGTTATGCAAGAAAAGCAAGTCACCATAAGTGGACAAAGTTTTTCTATAAGTGAACCTTTTTTAGTTCTTGCAACTCAAAATCCTCTTGATCAAATAGGTGCATATGAACTTCCACAAGCCCAACTTGATAGATTTATGTTAAAAATATTACTTGATTACAACACAATTGAAGAAGAGCTCCAAATAGCTAAAACATTTAGTGTAAAAAACCCTACTAAAATAGATAAAATTCTCAACACTGAAGACTTAGCAACCATAAAACAAGAAATAGAACAAGTTTATATTGATGATGAAGTACAAAAATATATGATAAATCTTATATTTGCAACAAGGTATCCAAAAAACTACAAAGGACTTGAAGAAATTGAAAAGTATATTGAATATGGTGCTAGTCCAAGAGGAAGTATAGATCTTTTCAAAGCTTCAAAGGCGTATGCATATATAAATGGCAAAAACTTTGTAACACCAGATGATATCAAACTTATTTTTAAAGATGTACTAAGACATAGAATAACACTTAGCTTTGATGCTATTTCAAATGATATAACAGCAGATTTTATACTAGAGCAAATATTATCAGAGGTTTTGGTTCCTTGA
- a CDS encoding metal ABC transporter permease, producing MVEMLEFTFMQNALLAGLLIAIAVGVVGTLVVVNKMTFLAGGIAHSSYGGIGIAIFFGLPILLSTSIFALICAGIIAFLTIKQRQRVDALIGVIWAGGMALGIMLVDMTSGYNVDLMSYLFGSILAVSSEDILFILGVDILILFVVFLFYKELLAVSYDSEFATLRGISVKVFYTLMLLLATLTVVAAIRVVGLILVIALLTIPTYIAENFVNRLSHMMILSTILAIMFTIVGLIVSYFYDLSSGASIIMVAILALVVVKVFYAVK from the coding sequence ATGGTTGAGATGTTAGAATTTACATTTATGCAAAATGCACTTCTTGCTGGACTTTTAATAGCTATTGCTGTTGGAGTTGTTGGAACTTTAGTTGTTGTAAATAAAATGACATTTTTAGCTGGAGGTATAGCACATAGTAGTTATGGAGGTATAGGTATTGCTATATTTTTTGGTTTACCTATACTTTTAAGTACTTCTATATTTGCTCTTATATGTGCAGGTATTATTGCTTTTTTAACTATTAAACAACGCCAAAGAGTGGATGCCCTTATAGGGGTAATTTGGGCTGGTGGAATGGCACTTGGGATTATGCTTGTGGATATGACATCTGGATATAATGTTGATTTGATGAGTTATCTTTTTGGCTCTATATTAGCTGTTAGTAGTGAGGATATCTTATTTATTCTTGGTGTTGATATATTAATACTTTTTGTTGTATTTCTTTTTTATAAAGAGTTACTTGCAGTTTCATATGATAGCGAATTTGCTACACTAAGAGGGATTAGTGTAAAAGTATTTTATACGCTAATGTTGCTTTTAGCTACTTTAACAGTTGTAGCAGCAATTAGGGTAGTTGGGCTTATACTAGTAATTGCACTTTTAACAATTCCTACGTATATTGCAGAAAATTTTGTAAATAGATTATCACATATGATGATTCTAAGTACAATACTTGCGATTATGTTTACAATAGTTGGTTTGATAGTTTCATACTTTTATGATTTGAGTAGTGGAGCTAGTATTATTATGGTTGCTATATTAGCTCTTGTTGTAGTCAAAGTTTTTTATGCCGTTAAATAA
- a CDS encoding ATP-dependent helicase: MPLNNLNIEQLSAASCSSGHNLIIASAGTGKTSTIVGRIANLINSGVNPKKILLLTFTNKAASEMVSRVAKFFGQNIAKEIFAGTFHSVSYKLLKEFGKEITLKQPNELKTLFKSVYEKRVFMDRNSTSPYDGSYLYDIYSLYLNSNHDQTFKEWISQKNSDHDIYSLIYEDVILEFDELKEKYGYVSFDDLLTLMLKVLNDPNRTDIFDFDEILVDEYQDTNPLQGKILDAFKPKSLFCVGDYDQSIYAFNGADISIISTFTQKYIGSKVFTLTKNYRSTRPILELANKVIQNNERVYEKSLEVVRKEGFFLPKLLVFDELFGQYEYIATNIKKSTTPHNEIAIIFRNNSTADGIEAHLREQGIASRRKGGNSFFDAKEVKIILDIVFLLLNPNDMMAFIHTLEYGKGIGKTISKEIFEALLKLGNGDIHKGLFYPDESIKNPFNTEQIKNIQLGLFDDFFELGSIGRFKHLDFEEGFLSNPILKHPKLTADGASYVYSFYKLMKDLKRVKLPSSQIEHIFKSELFNSVKDQLAKKRATLKDGTIDESQKLESISRIDRKVVLLKNLANHYTSTTKFINSMVLGGNEMSQGDGVHLLSIHASKGLEFKEVYIIDLADGRFPNRKLMSKGGSLDEERRLFYVAVTRARDILYLSYAKYDKIKKQDFVPSIFLKEAGLVK; encoded by the coding sequence ATGCCGTTAAATAACCTAAATATTGAACAACTCTCAGCTGCAAGTTGTTCAAGTGGACATAATCTTATTATTGCAAGTGCAGGAACTGGTAAGACATCAACTATAGTTGGTCGTATAGCAAATTTGATAAATAGTGGAGTAAATCCAAAAAAAATATTACTTCTTACTTTTACAAATAAAGCTGCAAGTGAAATGGTAAGTAGGGTTGCAAAGTTTTTTGGACAAAATATTGCAAAAGAGATATTTGCTGGAACATTTCACTCTGTAAGTTACAAGCTTCTCAAAGAATTTGGCAAAGAAATCACCCTAAAACAACCAAATGAACTAAAAACTTTGTTTAAAAGTGTGTACGAAAAAAGAGTATTTATGGATAGAAATAGTACAAGTCCATATGATGGAAGCTACTTATATGATATATATTCACTTTATCTAAATAGTAATCATGACCAAACATTTAAAGAGTGGATAAGCCAAAAAAATAGTGACCATGATATTTATTCTTTGATATATGAAGATGTAATTTTAGAATTTGATGAACTAAAAGAGAAGTATGGATATGTTAGCTTTGATGATTTATTAACTTTAATGTTAAAAGTTTTAAATGATCCAAATAGGACAGATATATTTGATTTTGATGAAATACTTGTAGATGAATACCAAGATACAAATCCATTGCAAGGGAAGATTCTTGATGCATTTAAGCCAAAGTCTCTTTTTTGTGTTGGGGATTATGATCAATCAATTTATGCATTTAATGGGGCTGATATCTCTATTATTAGTACATTTACACAAAAATATATTGGTTCTAAAGTTTTTACACTTACAAAAAACTATCGCTCAACTAGACCAATACTAGAACTAGCTAATAAGGTTATACAAAATAATGAAAGGGTATATGAAAAATCCCTTGAAGTTGTAAGAAAAGAGGGGTTTTTCTTACCAAAATTGCTTGTATTTGATGAGCTTTTTGGTCAATATGAATATATAGCAACAAATATAAAAAAATCTACAACCCCTCATAATGAAATAGCAATAATCTTTAGAAACAACTCAACGGCTGATGGAATAGAAGCCCATTTAAGAGAACAAGGTATTGCTTCTAGAAGAAAAGGGGGAAATAGTTTTTTTGATGCAAAAGAGGTAAAAATAATACTTGATATTGTATTTTTGCTTTTAAATCCAAATGATATGATGGCATTTATTCATACCCTTGAATATGGCAAAGGGATAGGTAAAACCATATCAAAAGAGATATTTGAAGCTTTATTAAAACTAGGTAATGGCGATATTCATAAAGGGCTTTTTTATCCAGATGAGAGTATAAAAAACCCTTTTAATACAGAACAAATAAAAAATATTCAGCTTGGGCTTTTTGATGATTTTTTTGAGCTTGGTAGTATAGGAAGATTTAAACATCTTGACTTTGAAGAGGGATTTTTGTCGAATCCTATTTTAAAACATCCAAAACTAACAGCAGATGGTGCTAGTTATGTATATAGTTTTTACAAACTTATGAAAGATTTAAAAAGGGTAAAACTACCATCTAGTCAAATTGAGCATATTTTTAAGAGTGAGCTTTTTAACTCTGTAAAGGACCAATTAGCAAAAAAAAGAGCTACACTAAAAGATGGCACTATTGATGAGTCTCAAAAGCTTGAATCAATATCAAGAATAGATAGAAAAGTAGTGCTTCTTAAAAATCTAGCAAATCACTATACAAGTACTACAAAGTTTATTAATTCAATGGTACTTGGTGGAAATGAGATGAGCCAAGGTGATGGAGTACATCTTCTTAGTATTCATGCTAGTAAAGGGCTTGAATTTAAAGAAGTTTATATAATAGACCTTGCTGATGGAAGATTTCCAAATAGAAAGCTTATGAGTAAAGGTGGAAGTCTTGATGAGGAAAGGCGACTTTTTTATGTGGCTGTTACAAGAGCTAGAGATATACTCTATCTTAGCTATGCAAAATATGACAAAATCAAAAAACAAGATTTTGTACCAAGCATATTTTTAAAAGAAGCTGGACTAGTGAAGTAA
- a CDS encoding metal ABC transporter ATP-binding protein yields MNIIEINNLTFNYDTTVILENITLTIKDNDFLAIIGPNGGGKSTLFRLILGILTPQNGTIKHKYQINEIGYVPQNTNLNLDFPITALEVVLMGYAHKFSLFGYSKEEKEGALSALELVGMGEYANKKIGELSGGQRQRVFIARSLVQTPKVILLDEPTANIDVKGQNEVYELLKELNKTIAIVVISHDISVSLGYAKNVAYINKSLVYHNLSDISKNLEIIKNGHLCEVELLFALGSKQTCGCSHG; encoded by the coding sequence ATGAATATAATTGAGATAAACAATCTAACATTTAACTATGATACTACAGTAATTTTAGAAAATATTACACTTACTATAAAAGATAATGATTTTTTAGCTATTATTGGTCCAAATGGTGGTGGTAAATCAACACTATTTAGGCTGATACTTGGAATATTAACCCCTCAAAATGGCACAATAAAACACAAATATCAAATCAATGAAATTGGCTATGTTCCTCAAAACACCAATCTAAATCTTGATTTTCCTATAACTGCACTTGAAGTTGTCTTGATGGGATATGCACATAAGTTCAGCTTATTTGGATACTCAAAAGAGGAAAAAGAGGGAGCTTTAAGTGCTCTTGAGTTGGTTGGTATGGGTGAATATGCAAATAAAAAAATAGGTGAATTATCTGGTGGGCAAAGGCAAAGGGTTTTTATTGCAAGATCACTTGTCCAAACACCTAAAGTTATATTGCTTGATGAGCCAACAGCCAATATAGATGTAAAAGGGCAAAATGAAGTTTATGAACTTTTAAAAGAGCTCAATAAAACAATAGCTATTGTTGTGATATCCCATGATATATCAGTATCACTTGGATATGCAAAAAATGTAGCATATATTAATAAATCTCTTGTTTATCATAATTTATCTGATATTTCAAAAAATTTAGAGATTATTAAAAATGGTCATTTATGTGAAGTAGAACTTTTATTTGCTTTGGGAAGTAAACAAACTTGTGGGTGTAGTCATGGTTGA
- a CDS encoding DUF58 domain-containing protein: MSDNPILKSFIIKAHKLAISHTFGIHTSKLLGDGYEFCEIREYQSGDDAKKIDWVQSTKASKPMVKAFHKSQDQNIVIVALMNGSLWFGTDEFKNELLTQLAINLSTIALYNNDSFSLYIANDKIEQITKQTKERKSIFSLAKKLYLYNCLNKSLNYNYIINTIAKIIKQKSVIILLGDFLNINDLNLSPLNRHDIKVGIIRDKFEENPLFNGNLSLLDNTSNNYIHAHISKIQTNNYANNIYKNDQLLYKQLNKFGISWAKFYTNEDTIKPLKELLK, translated from the coding sequence TTGAGCGATAATCCTATCTTAAAATCATTTATAATAAAAGCTCATAAACTTGCTATTAGTCACACATTTGGTATACATACTTCAAAACTACTTGGAGATGGATATGAATTTTGTGAAATTAGAGAATACCAAAGTGGAGATGATGCAAAAAAAATAGACTGGGTTCAAAGTACAAAAGCTTCAAAACCTATGGTAAAAGCTTTTCATAAATCACAAGATCAAAATATTGTTATAGTTGCACTAATGAATGGCTCATTGTGGTTTGGTACAGATGAGTTTAAAAATGAACTTTTAACTCAACTTGCTATCAACTTATCCACAATAGCTTTGTACAATAATGATAGCTTTAGCCTATACATAGCAAATGATAAAATTGAACAAATTACCAAACAAACAAAAGAAAGAAAATCTATTTTTTCATTAGCTAAAAAACTTTATTTGTACAATTGTTTGAATAAATCCCTAAATTATAACTACATTATCAATACCATTGCAAAGATTATAAAACAAAAATCAGTCATTATACTACTTGGAGATTTTTTGAATATAAATGATTTAAACCTTTCTCCTTTAAATAGACATGATATTAAAGTAGGTATCATAAGGGATAAATTTGAAGAAAATCCATTGTTTAATGGTAATCTTAGCCTATTAGATAACACATCAAATAATTATATTCATGCTCATATTTCTAAAATACAAACTAATAATTACGCAAACAATATCTATAAAAATGATCAATTATTATATAAACAATTAAATAAATTTGGTATTTCTTGGGCAAAATTTTATACGAATGAAGATACTATAAAACCATTAAAAGAGCTTTTAAAATGA
- the amrB gene encoding AmmeMemoRadiSam system protein B, which produces MIRKMYYNGSFYPSDAQEVLRYINHFNKILDDANVTFEVDFKPKVIISPHAGYVYSGFSANYAYKCVSMLAHPKRIVVFGPSHRVYLEGLSIAMYDSYSTPFGELDIDLEYSNKLKDKYHDITFEPSLHEEHSTETQMPFIKHYFGNVKVVEIVYGKINPDILSKIINDILSDSDNIVVISTDLSHFYDQKTANSLDSICLRAIEEKNLSLLDNGCEACGKIGVKAVLKCAIENNWKTKILDYRTSFDASGDDNRVVGYTSCLIG; this is translated from the coding sequence ATGATAAGAAAAATGTATTATAATGGTTCTTTTTACCCTAGTGATGCTCAAGAGGTTTTGAGATATATAAATCATTTTAACAAAATCTTAGATGATGCAAATGTGACCTTTGAAGTTGATTTTAAACCAAAGGTAATAATATCTCCACATGCTGGCTATGTATATAGTGGATTTAGTGCAAATTATGCATATAAATGTGTATCAATGTTAGCTCATCCAAAAAGAATAGTTGTATTTGGTCCTAGTCATAGAGTCTATTTAGAAGGTCTTAGTATTGCAATGTATGATAGTTATTCGACCCCTTTTGGTGAGCTAGATATTGATTTGGAGTATAGTAATAAATTAAAAGATAAATATCATGATATTACTTTTGAGCCATCTTTACATGAAGAGCACTCAACTGAAACGCAAATGCCTTTTATAAAGCACTATTTTGGCAATGTAAAAGTTGTAGAAATTGTATATGGAAAAATAAATCCAGATATTTTATCCAAAATAATCAATGATATTTTATCTGATAGTGATAATATAGTAGTAATTAGTACAGACTTAAGCCACTTTTATGATCAAAAAACAGCAAATAGTCTTGATAGCATATGTCTTAGAGCGATTGAAGAAAAGAATTTAAGTTTACTTGATAATGGATGTGAAGCTTGTGGTAAGATAGGGGTAAAAGCTGTTTTAAAATGTGCTATAGAAAATAATTGGAAGACAAAAATATTAGATTATAGAACAAGTTTTGATGCAAGTGGAGATGATAATAGGGTGGTTGGATATACTTCTTGTTTGATTGGGTAA